The genomic region TCACAACACAAGAGCCAGGGGCACCAGGCAAAGGAATGGCTGGCAAgtccacctcaggatgttgtgaAACCAGAAGTCTAAACAGACTCAACAAGGAGTTAGATAAACTGATGGAGGACCAGAACTATTAAAAATCATGGTCCATGTGCTTTACGTGTACAAAGAAAAGCTGACTCACGGGAACTGAGGACGCAGGGACAAGCTCACCCTCAGCCTCCTGTTGCATGGACTGAAGTTGGTGAGCACAGGGTAAGACCTTCCAGAGCCTCAGGGTGAGAGGCACCTCCAGCTTGTCATAACCAGCCAGACCATGGAGATCTGTTCCACTCACCCATGCAAGAAGCTGCAGAGGAAGTTTTGCGCTTCCCTTCTTTGGCTTCAGATGCACAAAACATCTGTAAAAACGCAAATTATATCTTTCCGTCATACCCTTGCTCCCCGTAGAAGATACGCAATCTGCCCTCTGTCTCAGGACGTGAACAAATAACAGCACTGTGAAGGCTGTGGTGCTTCAGAGCTTCTCCCACCCTTCGGTGGCTCACTAGAGAGAGCTGAGTGCCTGGGACAAGCAGCAAAGCACTCCTCCATCTCTCACTTTGACTCCTGTAGTGCCTCTTCTCCCTGCGAGCAATCCTTTCCCCCCTTGAAGGCTGAGGACCCCTAAATGATGGCAATTTCCAGTGTCATGATGGTATGGTCACCTGCTATCTTGCTATGAAAACATTCATTTGGGAAGGCTGGATCTCCAAATTGCTGCAGAAGAAACCACACACCCCCCAAATGGCTCAGAACCAGATACAGCATGCCTGTTGTTGCCTGTTCCTTAGGATTTTCTGTAACCAAAAAAATGCCAACAACTATCCCAGAAGCCGTTATCATCCCAGAGCTCAATTAGTAGAGGTTGGAGGAGGTGGAAGCAGGAGGTACTGGTGCAATTTTGCCACCATGAGTGCAGCTTGTTAGCTCGGTGCTGTGTTACAGGGGTCAGATTTAAGGCTTTAATCTTATGACACACTCCAAAGTCAGTGAAGGGTCCAGGTGCCAAGGCAAGCTCTCCTTTGGTATGGCCAAGTGCCACGTACATGAAAAGGTCGCTTCACATGATCTTTGCGCATCGCCAGAAAGGGCTCTGGGGACTGCTTGTGAAATGCGTGGCTGCAGAGTTCAGATAAAGCACAGCATTCCTGCTGGAAACACAGAGCTCGCGATTACGAGCAGTGAAAGTGAAATATGGCCTTAATGTGAACTAGCAGGCAGAGGAGAACAGCTTTGTCAGGGTCACTGGTGGCTTTTGCTCTTAAAATGTGAAGATGTGTGACTCACCATGGGGATCTGGCTtggcttctgtctcttcagcAAGTGAGGCCAGCTGGGGAGGACTGCCATTCGCCGCAGCTGTGACAGTCCCAATTGTGGCAGTGCTGCCATATCATGCCTACAGTGTGTCGCTTCTTTGCTTCCTCTGCCTGTAAGCGGGGCCAGCCTTTGCTTGCCCTGAGTGTGAGTGCCCATGGAGCTGGATTTATCAATCTGGGCAGGATATGACCCGGTTGGTGTGAAATGAAGGAGAGAGACAAGCCACAAAAGGCAAATTTAGAAACTGgaaacacagctctgctccccagcagccagaAGAGCATCTCCAAAAGAGATGGTGGCATTCCAAATAGTTAAATCCTTTGGAAAAGGTTGGGAAACCCTAGTTCAGAGAGAGCTGATTGTATTCCCTTTGCCTGGAAAGAATTTTTCTGCTGTGTAGCCCTGCAATGAGATTCTCAGTGCTTTCTTCCTCCGCTGGCCTTGCTCACGCTCTCCCGTGGGTATGGCCTGTGCTGGTGGGCTCTCAGCACTCCTTGCAGCGGGAGGACAGAGCAACGAACCTGGAAGAGAAAATTGCAGCCTGCAGCTGGACTCCTTGGGCAATATTTCTGGGCTCTCCTTGCCCGCAACATTTCCTTCACGCTGGAAACTGCCTGGCAAACCCTGGAGCGAGAGCACCCTCTGGGGACCAGGAGAAAAGTAGGCAATGAGGCGCTACGTTTCTTAAATCCCTTCTTTTCACACCGCGTTTGCATTTTAAGTGCGTTGCATGACAGTGATGCGTGCTAGCTTGCTTGCCCAGAAAGAGGACCCTGCCGGAGAGGGCTGGATTTCTGTTTTAACCGCGTCTCTGTTACTACAGGACAAGCTGTCTGAGCCTCTCCAGAGAGAGCAGAAGAGACCTTAGGACACACAGCAGCCCTCAAGTTTGTAGAAAAAGGAAGTCACGCTGTTTAGGGCTAACAAGAGGACATGGTACAAATGAGACTTTCCTGCATCTAGCTAAGGAGGATGGGATGCTCGATGATATCCTTCCTGTCATGGAAGGGGAAGGCACTGTCGGGAACACAGCACGGGTggatgctgctgcctctttgctgcTTTCTACCATCGCAGGGACGTGTGGTGGGTATGCTCCCGTCGGCTCCTGGAGGGGAGGGCATTAGCAGAGGGTCACTCCAACCACACGTCTCCAAATCTATCTTTAAGGCAAGAGAGTTagccaaaaaaagatttttaaatgcaacaaGAAATTCCCAAGTTTGACAGCTGaggaaattttatttatgttattaTCTCCTACACTCAGTATAATCTTCGTTctgagctggcagctgcctcctcTTGCCTGTCACGCACCTCATGACTCACTGCAAAGGGGGCCTGAACAGGAGGTGGtaggaggcagggagagaaatacCACTGTAAAAGGCGGACATGTAGAGTCAGTAAAGCcgtagtgtaaaaaaaaaatcccacacaggCATCACAAGATaataaaagatttgttttcacCAATTTTTGTTTGCTAGCCTACCCTTCCCCAGTTGTAAGGAAGGCAGCTCTCATCTCACTGAGCCAAAGGCTCTCTAAAATTCATGAGACTTTGTAGGCATTTTTAACACATTGATACCACAGTGGCTGGAAGCTGAAACAGGTGGTTTCTGCTGATGTGCTTCTTCCCTCAAAGGGAAACATATTGGTCctttcaagaaaaatgtgaaGCCATGATTTTTGTGGGAAGTGTTGTTTTGCATTCATTGGTCAGTAACGGAATCGGTGTGTCCATAGGCGTGACCCTGGCAGAGATGATAGATCCTGCTTGAAGACTTCTGCGTTTTCTGAGCTGTAATGCCGAGTCCTGACACAACTCAAGGCAAATGTTGGTCTGTTCATTTACCTGCTGATACCTCACGCCAGAGCTCTTCTGAGCCCTTCCCCCGCACCTTCACTTTGCGCAGATTTGAGTCCCTCCTTCACAGACGAGACCTCTCATGCACAGTCTTATAATCCCTAAGTACATAAAATACCTCACATATATCACCTTTCCTGGGATGAGTTAGTTATACGTGAACCGTGCTAAGCCTGCAGCCATTCTTTGTTAAGCCTGCAGCCATTTGTGTGCTTCCGCTCTTGGAAAGCCCGGGCAGCGTTTCGGGTGTGCTGTTAGAAAGTCCAGGTACAGGATCAAGGGATCGTGTAGCTGTTTTTGAGGGCAGGCTGCTTCCCTTGCTCACTTGGGGCTTGGGAGCTTCCAGGTCACATCCTCCTGCCAGGGGAACATTAGGGCAGCGATGGACTGATCCTGCTTCCCCTCTGTCCAGATGGTGACCGTGGAAGTCACCCTGCAGTAAGCAATGGCAGCGCCTGCCTGCGAACCACGACACTGGCTGATACAGCAGCAAAATCCCCCACCTGTGGGAAGCAGCCCTGCGGATGTCAGAGGGACAGACTGCAGGAGACAGGAGGTCTTTCCACATGCAAATTTTACAGCACTTTGAAATCtcttttcagtttcaaaataGCAAAGGCAGGGCGGTGCCTTACCTCCATGCTGTCATCTCTTGGAAGTCATCATGGCCCTGGCTCGGGAGATGGACTCCCCACGGCATTTAGGGATGAGAGTTGCATGGACAACAAAACCTAAAACTCAATGTTGCcaagaaaagtgaaaacattttgaCGTTGCCTAAGCTTACACAACACTACCATGTGCAAAGGCAGAAGTCTGCATGCagtattttaagttttatttctgcattgcttttgcCCTGCAGTTCCCAGTGTCTgtcctacaggaaagctgagCTTCAGTGGTGGTAACCTTCTAACACATCACCTTCTGTGAGCACTTCAAAGATTTGAAATAGACTTTTACAATTGAGACAGGTTTTTTTGCATACAGGTTTATTTGAATATTTAACAACTATTAAGCCTGAGATACAGAAGGTACAGAGTGGGAATTCGACTGTGCACATTAATATCTTGAGCAAAATCTTCAACAAGTGAAAATAAGGTAGTTTGCCAGAAGTTAAAGATGTAAATTAACTTACACAGCCATATAGAGCTGCATTTTATCTGAAGCACACTACAGATCTGGAAACTCCGGATTTTGCAAGAGACTGTTCTGGTTATTAACGTAATCAAAATGATCTGACTCTGAACAAAAGGATAAAGGCACAGTTGAGGAGTAGAGGGAATCTACAGGAGGGAGAAGAAGTGGAAGATACCTTATTTTCTTCGCTAGCTAGGTTATGACCAACCTCAGCAAAGACTCCCTAGGACACTAAGTTTGTCCATgacatgttttgcctttttcaatCTCTTTACAGAGCTGGAATTATACTCAGGTTGAccaggaaggaaatgaaaatgcaacTAGCAGTAGGGAGATGGTTTGATGAGGATGGCAGAAGCTTTGCAGTTCCCGTTGCACAGGCTGCCCCATGTTATGGCCCCCTTCACGTTCAGCCGTACAGAATAACACGCTGAGTACCACCACCCGCCCCCATAGCTGGAGGCACAGTTCCCACTGGCAGTGTCCTGATCCCGATCTTTTGTGGAGAACTTCATGTTGTCGTGGATGGTGGAAGCACTGTTTGTGGTCATGGAGTCCCCTGCTGAACCCGAGTATGTTCCCAGCCTCAGCCGGTAGCCGCGGGACTCatcttccaggctgaagaggctgTAGTCTGCAAACTTCATGGTGTTTGTGGCATCCCAGATGACAAACCTGACCTGGTAGACCTTCTGCCTGGAGATCTGATGGATGTACTCGGTGCCCAGCCAGTACTCGGTGCGCACGTTCCCAAAGCCGTACTTGTAGGTGCTCCAGGACTCAGCCCAGGTGATCTCCGTGCTGTGACGGTTCCTCTGGATGACTGTCCAGCCCCCGCCCGCCACATTCATTTCACAGTACACCACGATGGGCTGCAGGCCGATGGGCTGGATGACGTAGACGCCACTGGGGCTGCCAGCAGAGACCTCGCTGCAGTCCTTGGGCCAATCTGGGGCAGGAGATAACATGGAGGACCAACAGGCACAGAAACACCCCTGTCTGCTTGTCTGGCCCTGAGAGAGGGATTTCTAGAAAATGGGCAGATGCGGGATTTTGCCAGGGTAGTAGAAAGTCTACCACTGTGCTTCCTACCGTAAATGTAAAAGCAGAAAGCTCTATAAGGGAAATACAGTGACTAAGAGAATATGCATATGTTTTGAAGGTATAAGCATAGAATTTGCTTCTCCTTCTGGCTCAGTCTCTTGCTTCCTCAGCCTTTCCCAATGTTCAGATGTTTCTCCTCCCTCATAGTGATTCAAGCTTGGCTTGGTGAGGGCTTTTATTACATGGTTATGCAGAAACTTAACTGAGCCATGTGAGCTGTTCCTGTAGACCTGGATCCACTGCATCCCTGGGgtctggaaggaaaaaacctcattCCCTTGGCATTGTAACCCATGGCCAGCTGCGAAACCACAGCAAGCATTGCTCGGGATGCACATCCTCTGCTTGCCCTGCGCAGAGCTCCACAGCAGAGAAGAGGACTTGTGGCATGTAAGTAATGGTTGCAAAGTCCTTTGGGATCTTGTCAGGCCTAGTTCTGCATGAAGCTATCACTAGTAACAAGTGTTGTCTGAGTGCCCTTGGAGGAGCACATCGAGTCTTGCCCACAGGAGCTGGGTTATCCCTAGGTTTGCTGCCCACCCACCACTGTTGGACCCCCCCCTTGCCTACACCTCTCCCTGCGGGGTGGTGGGGCACTCACTGCGCTGCGCCGTCCGCTGAGTGCCGCTGCCTCTGTTCTGCTGCATGTTCTCTCCTTCTTCATCTGCAtggggaaaaacagaaagagtGAGATGAGCCCCCCGTGCCACAGCACAGAGGGAACTCCAGCCTCCACAGGCTGTTATTCCCAGTGCTAAGTTTGTAGGGCACTTCAACAATGCCACTgggctcttttttcttcctatatgGCATTTTTTGGTTGTAAACGCTTTGAAGGGATAAGGTACTAGGAAGTGTAACACCACAGTCATTGAGTGTCTGCCTGTTTGGTCCACTCGGTGTTATGGCTTTACAGAGTTGCGTGGAGTGGACTGCGTGTCCGAGTAGCAGTGATGAGTACAAGGAGACGCTGCTGGAGAAGAAGCATCCAGAAGAAAACAGACCGTGCGTGGTTTCAGACCAAGATCAAACTGTTGAGTGATGGTGCCATAAATCTGCATTGCTTCTCAGAGGTGGCTGAAGGGATTCCTGTGTTCATTCAATTCATAAAGAGCTTCAGAAACCgtcagagaggaaaaggagctcAAAGCATGTAAGACAGCAATGGTCTCTCTAAAGAGATATCACAACGCTCATCTTTGTAAGACAGCATTCCCTGAAAGCCTCCAGTGGCATGACCTCTGTCGGTGATGTGACGAGTTTATTACATCATTTAGCCACGTGCAAGCTTCAGAGAGCATTTTTGGCTGGCCACTTATACAAAATTTCTCTGAAGTTTCAGGGCTACAGACAGACCACAGATATCAAAGAGAAAAGGTCTTCCTTTGAATATCTGCAGCTCTCTAGAAAAAGCTGCCACATACGGTCTTGTCAATAACAAAGAAGGTTGAACTACCAAATCCTATGATGTTTGGTTAAGATCTGAAAGTGGAGAAAGATTGGATCAGGCTCCTTTTATTTCTGAGTGTGACTGCCCTTCCCCAACATTATTTTCCACATCTCCCTCTCCGTGCAGAGAGGAGAGGGTGCTGAGGTTTGGATGAACAGAGTTTAGGGCTGTAAGAGAGAAAACACATACCGGGACGGAGGTTACCTGAATGGAGATTATTGATGTCATCTAAACTTGCTTGTAATCTTTCCAGGTTTTCAATTCTCACAGCAAGAAGAGAGGCTAGCAGGGCCAGCACGGAGGTAAAGAACAGAAGATTGGAGTGATGACCAGCTGGAAAAAGAAGACACACGATGAATCTGGAAATGCAAACCCTCTGAAAGAGATTTGGCTAACTAAATTCAGCAGAAGTTAAACCAAATGTACCGAGTAGACAAATCCACAttaattatgctttttctttattgAGCAGCAGAGGTATAAAGAAGTTTCCAAAACCAAGCATCCTGCAAAGGCATACATCCCCAGAGAGAAACAATTTCACTCAAACCTTGATTACAACCTACAGGTTTAAATCTGCAGCTTCCAAAAGCAGGGTCATCCTCTTTGGCTGTGGTGTGGGCTAAGGCAAGGGGCTGTGGGCCCTGGCATGGAGATGTGAAGCCGGcatcagtgtgtgtgtgtcttgagAACAACATCTCCTAGTAATACAGGATGGCACGCTGATTTGTAGGTACTGCTGCTACCTGAAGATAGTCAGGAGCTACTGTAGCAGAGACAAACAAGGCACAGGGACCTGAGGTCTTGGAAAGAAAGGCACTGTTGCGGCCACCATGCTGGTGGTACCCCGAGAGTCAGTGGCTTCACCTGCAGTTGTcccagagctgccagagcaccGTGCCGAGGCTGGGGGCTCCTTTGGACCATACCAGATCAGGACATTCCCCAGCAGTTTGTTTGTGGCCAGCTCCATAGATTTGTGTCTACGGCCTGCCCACCCAGCTTCAGTACCCTGAAGGACTTATGAGGATGATGGGTGATTAATGCATTAATTAgcttccattccattccattccattccattccattccattccattccattccattccattcctttttttttttttttcctgtgtactTTGGGCTCTGGCACAAATATAAGTTAAATAAATGTTGCCTTTACAACACCATCCAGAGCAGGACGTTTTTGCCTCTGGTCAGAATGGAGGAGAGAGCACGAAGAGGGTCACAGAGACTGGGGCGGGTACGGCAGGAATAGGGTTGTCCCACCGTCCCGAGGCCAGAAATGGTCAGTGGGAAAAGCAGAGATGCAGTGCGGGCGGCAGAAGCCcagaggcaggcagaggaggcaggGATGCCCGGCTACGCGCAGCAATGCCGtgccctcccatcccatcccacacTCACCCATGCCGTGTCTGCGGGGACCTACGGAGCGGGAAGCCGAGCGGGTTTGGCCTGGCAGCAGGGCGGCCAACCCCACCGTTATATAGAGTTCGGCAGGTGAGGCGGGGCTGGCTgacccaaaccacaacacacatCCTCCGGTTGTCATCAGGGATGGAAATTTATGGTTTATTTACCTCCATCCATAAGCGCCTCTGCTCATGCAGCAGCTGTTGCACTTCTGTGATAAGAGATACCAACTGAACCTCAGCAAACAGCACCTGATGTTCACACAAAACTCCACCAAAGTGACAAATGCTCCTGATAAGGATTTTTCTTAAGGTTGTTATTACTTACAGAATTTGACGCCAAACCCTGTGGGGACATCCTGTGATCTAGACCGCGCCGGGGATTTCCCGTCAGTGTCTGCCTTCCTAGCATGGTGCCTCACCCTAGAGGGAGCCGTGCTCTGACACTGCGCCCTGCTTCTCACACACACCAGGGCAGCAAAGGGGCCTCATCCAGCCCTGACCCCCGCCCCAGCAACGCAACCCCTTGCTTGGTGTCGGCCCTCCAGCAGTGAACCGGTCCCATGGGGCAGCCACGTGTGTGGAGGTGccgctgccccagtgctgctgtggggcaggtcccgcagccctccccggggGTCCAGCGCTGGTGCTGAAGCCAAGGGTCTGCTGGAGGGTTTAGCTCTTACTTCAcagctctgggcaacctggggagTGGCCCTCATCACAGAGCTGGTTGCAGACTCAATTAACAGGGTGGCTGCGGGTGAAGTGGAATAAATGCTTAATGGACATTGAGTCCAGTCTGAAGCCAGGCGTGCAAATGGCACAGGAATGGGAGGAGAGTGCTGAGAAGGGCAGCCCAGCAATGCTGGCTGATAGCGTGGTGACACTGATGTAGGACTGCAGTGAGGTATTTACTGATGGGTTGGCACCAGCAGGTGCTGAGCCACCAGAGCGTGTCCCTGCGCCAGCCCCAGGATGCTCCGTAGCACTGTTGGGGACCCGCACGGGCTCTACTGCTGCAAGGCTGGTGCTGGCTGCTTGGCCCCACGCTGCCTCCATCCCCAGGTCGCATTGCCAACTCTGCTGTCCTCCAGGAGACCAGCAGGTGGTGGTAAAGGTCCCAGTGCCAGCACACCCTGCCACTGTGCCAGCGCCTCGCTGTGCCCTGCCCGGGCCCCTGCTCTGTACTCCAAGACCAAATGACTCTCCTTTCAGTACAGCGAGGACATTTTTTCACCAAGGGACGTGTCTTCCCCTGCCATACACCAGCCCCTTGTAAAATTACCAGCTCCAGAATTACACAtgtattcacagaaaaaaaggattcCTGCCAACTCCACATTGCAGTAGGATCCGTCATGCTGTTGGACAGCAATGAGTATCTTAGACCCCATCCAAGACAATTCCTCAGcagtttccttttaaagaagCACCTTTTCTTTTGCAAGAGCTTCCCAACATCCCTTGATAGATAACCTGGGGCTGTAGCATTTGTCTTTGATACATTTCTGCCAGTTAAATTTCGAAAAGATTAAAAGGGTCTTCCCAGGCCTTTGAGGCAGCCCCCCCCGTGCCCTCTGTCTTCCTGCcatgcaggagcagagctggctccCCACACCAACCGGGGCACCACCTGTCAGCTCCAAAGCTGGGGTGCCAAGCCATGGCTGACATCCCAGTCTGTCAC from Rissa tridactyla isolate bRisTri1 chromosome 7, bRisTri1.patW.cur.20221130, whole genome shotgun sequence harbors:
- the LOC128912412 gene encoding fibrinogen-like protein 1-like protein, which produces MAGHHSNLLFFTSVLALLASLLAVRIENLERLQASLDDINNLHSGNLRPDEEGENMQQNRGSGTQRTAQRNWPKDCSEVSAGSPSGVYVIQPIGLQPIVVYCEMNVAGGGWTVIQRNRHSTEITWAESWSTYKYGFGNVRTEYWLGTEYIHQISRQKVYQVRFVIWDATNTMKFADYSLFSLEDESRGYRLRLGTYSGSAGDSMTTNSASTIHDNMKFSTKDRDQDTASGNCASSYGGGWWYSACYSVRLNVKGAITWGSLCNGNCKASAILIKPSPYC